The Anaerolineae bacterium sequence ACGGCGCCTCGTCGGGCCGTATGCGCCACCTGATGCCCAATTACCTGCTCCAGTGGGAGGCCATGCGCGAGGCACGCCGGCGCGGCTGTACCGCATATGACCTGTGGGGCGCGCCGGATGAGCTGAACGAGGAAGACCCCATGTGGGGCGTGTACCGCTTCAAGGCCGGCTTCGGTGGGGTCCTGGTGCGCCATATCGGCGCCTATGATTTCCCCGTCTCGCGGGCGCTGTACTCCCTCTACACCGTCCTGATTCCCCGCTATTTGGCACTGCTCCGCCGCCGGCACGGCACGGCCCCGGCCGGCCCACCGGCGATGGCCTAGGGCATATTCCTCTTTATGATAGCAGGGGTTGTGTCCCTGCTTCGCCGGCCCCTTTATGGTATAATATCACCGAACACATACAAGGGGAGGAAGATGGCCCGGGCACGCGCTTCGGATGCGCCCATTTGGATGCTGTCCGTCCCGGTACAGCATGTTTCGAACATCCTGCGCTGGATAAGCCTGGCACTGGCCATCGGCCTTTCGTTCGTGGACCAATCGCAGGAGGGCCGGCTGGTCGGGACACTGCCGCTGGCCGCCGGCGTGGCCCTTTACTTTCTGGCGCGCACCCTCGTCCCCCTGCTGTCCCGACTCCCGGACCGGCCTCTGCTGGCCACGGCCCTGGACGCCCTGGTTGCCACTGTTGCGGTATATCTCAACGGCGGCTATCACAGCGCCTTCTTTATCCTGTACCTCTTTGTGCTCATCACCGTGGCCTTTTACTTCAACGTGGTGACCAGCATCGTGCTGGCGAATATCTCCGGCTTCCTATACGTCCTGGCATGTGTCCTCAGCCCCGCAGGCCTGAGCGCCCCCTGGGCGGTCTATCTGGTCAGCACCAAGCTGGTGCTCCTCTTGGTGGTGGCCCTGGTGACCTCCCTTTTGCTGGAGCAACTGCGGCATGAGCATATGCAGACGGCGCGCGAGCGGGCGCTGGCCGAGGCGCAGGCGACCTTTGTCTCCATGGTGTCGCACGAACTGCGCACGCCGCTGACCTGTATCAAAAGCTCGGTGGAGATGCTCCAAGCGTTAGAGGAAGGGGGAGCGCCGGCGGAGGAGCGGGGCATGCTCCTGCAGACCATCGCCGACCACACCGCCCGCCTGGAGGGGTTGGTGAATGACTTGCTCAACGTGACCAAGCTTGAGGCCGGCCAGATGTCGCTCACCCTGCAACCGACGGACCTGGCGGAGCTACTGCGGCGCATAGCCCTGGCGTATCGCTCCATGCTGGCGCAGAAAGAACAGGCGCTGTATCTGGAGCTGGACGAGGAACTGACGCGCGTCTGGGTGGACCGCAAGGGTATCGAGCAGATCGTGGGCAATATCCTCTCGAACGCCCATAAATTCTCGCCGGCCCACACATCCATCACCCTGCGCCTGTACCGCCGCAACGACCAGGCCTGCATCTCCGTGCAGGACCAGGGGCCCGGCATCCCAGAGGACGAACAGGAGCGCATCTTCGACAAGTTTTACGTTGGGCGGCAGCAGCGCGCCGGCGTGGGCCTGGGGCTGTACATTGCCCGCCGGCTGGCCGAACTGCACGGCGGCCGCATCACCGTGGAGAGCAAGCCCGGCGCCGGCAGTACCTTCACCCTCTGGCTGCCCATTCATCGTCCGGAGGAAAACGAATCATGAGACTGCTGGTGGTGGACGAGGAACCAGGGGTGGTGACCGTGGTGCGCACGGCTTTCCGCATGCAGGAGCCAAGCTGGGAAGTGCTGTCCGCTTCCAGCGGAGAAGAGGCTCTGCGCATGCTGGAGAAGGTCCAGCCCGACCTTATCCTGCTGGATGTGGAAATGCCGGGCATGAACGGCTTTGAGGTGCTGAAGGAGATTCGCAGGTTCTCGGATGTACCGGTCATCATGCTGACGGTGCGAGATGATGAGATCAGCAAGGTAATGGGCCTGGAGCTGGGGGCGGATGATTACATCACCAAGCCGTTCGGCTATCTGGAGCTGGTGGCACGGGTGCGGGCGGTACTGCGCCGCGCCGAAGGGCTTCCGCTCCAGCACGAGGGAAAGTTTGTCTGCGACGATGT is a genomic window containing:
- a CDS encoding response regulator transcription factor; the protein is MRLLVVDEEPGVVTVVRTAFRMQEPSWEVLSASSGEEALRMLEKVQPDLILLDVEMPGMNGFEVLKEIRRFSDVPVIMLTVRDDEISKVMGLELGADDYITKPFGYLELVARVRAVLRRAEGLPLQHEGKFVCDDVEVDFTTRTVRVAGKPVPLTNTEYRLLYHLVRNAGRPLSHETLLARVWGHEYTDEFNYLKVYINRLRSKIEPDPRNPRYILTEYGFGYSFRAPGGKPAGTPQN
- a CDS encoding HAMP domain-containing histidine kinase, encoding MARARASDAPIWMLSVPVQHVSNILRWISLALAIGLSFVDQSQEGRLVGTLPLAAGVALYFLARTLVPLLSRLPDRPLLATALDALVATVAVYLNGGYHSAFFILYLFVLITVAFYFNVVTSIVLANISGFLYVLACVLSPAGLSAPWAVYLVSTKLVLLLVVALVTSLLLEQLRHEHMQTARERALAEAQATFVSMVSHELRTPLTCIKSSVEMLQALEEGGAPAEERGMLLQTIADHTARLEGLVNDLLNVTKLEAGQMSLTLQPTDLAELLRRIALAYRSMLAQKEQALYLELDEELTRVWVDRKGIEQIVGNILSNAHKFSPAHTSITLRLYRRNDQACISVQDQGPGIPEDEQERIFDKFYVGRQQRAGVGLGLYIARRLAELHGGRITVESKPGAGSTFTLWLPIHRPEENES
- a CDS encoding peptidoglycan bridge formation glycyltransferase FemA/FemB family protein; amino-acid sequence: VWERFLEAGRGALLLARAEGQLLAGLFLFLFGQRAWYMYGASSGRMRHLMPNYLLQWEAMREARRRGCTAYDLWGAPDELNEEDPMWGVYRFKAGFGGVLVRHIGAYDFPVSRALYSLYTVLIPRYLALLRRRHGTAPAGPPAMA